In one Gopherus evgoodei ecotype Sinaloan lineage chromosome 1, rGopEvg1_v1.p, whole genome shotgun sequence genomic region, the following are encoded:
- the SPIC gene encoding transcription factor Spi-C — MYKFKCDPEELNYSDQDILGQAFEDAFEVLQQHSDGEIQYSPVDYKNCPTLINHHPHLRASPNYSAAPPTEEPVYNWRNVINSATDLYSEGTVYHTLSNIPENQVMHTTASQQKGGKGRKKLRLFEYLHESLCDPDMANCIQWVDKPHGVFQFVSKNKEKLAELWGERKGNRKVMTYQKMARALRNYGRTGEIIKIRRKLTYQFSAAVLQRLSPSYFLGKETVYCQYLQYSQEYQCSDDWITYNNYMYNNELQHANG; from the exons ATGTATAAATTCAAGTGTGATCCGGAGGAATTG AATTATTCTGACCAAGACATATTGGGTCAAGCCTTTGAAGATGCCTTCGAGGTGTTACAGCAACATTCTGATGGTGAGATTCAGTATTCACCAg TAGATTATAAAAATTGCCCGACCCTAATCAACCACCATCCTCACCTCAGAGCAAGTCCAAACTACTCTGCAGCACCACCTACAGAGGAACCAGTATACAACTGGAGAAATGTAATA AATAGTGCAACAGATTTATATTCTGAAGGAACTGTTTACCACACTCTGTCGAATATTCCAGAAAACCAAGTGATGCATACTACTGCTAGCCAGCAAAAAGGAGGGAAAG GAAGAAAAAAGCTTCGCCTGTTTGAATATCTTCATGAGTCTCTGTGTGACCCAGATATGGCAAATTGCATCCAGTGGGTGGATAAACCCCATGGTGTCTTCCAGTTTGTTTCCAAAAACAAGGAGAAActtgcagagctgtggggggaaagaaagggaaacCGCAAGGTCATGACATATCAGAAAATGGCCAGAGCATTGAGGAACTATGGAAGAACAGGGGAAATCATTAAAATCCGAAGGAAGCTGACATATCAGTTCAGTGCAGCTGTTTTACAAAGACTCTCCCCTTCTTACTTCCTGGGGAAAGAAACAGTTTATTGTCAGTATCTTCAGTACAGTCAAGAATACCAGTGTTCAGACGACTGGATCACTTATAACAATTACATGTATAACAATGAGCTGCAGCATGCTAACGGCTAG